GCTTCTATTTGAGAAAGACTATTGATATTAAATTCAGAAAATTCATCCAACGAATCAGGGTCAATAGATTTTATCCTATTTATTAACTTAAATGCTTTTTTAACTCCTGGATCTTCTATCTTTCTTTCTAACCTTATTTTAGAAAATTTAACCCCGGTAATAATAGGGTAATCATTATCTTTTCTCTTAGTAAAATTAGATAGAAATACATACCCATCTTTATCTACGCTAATCATTCCATAATCTGTATTAATAAAAGCGATAATTTCTTTTTCGATAACTCTAATGATTAACTTATTAGGCAGCTTTCTCTCAATAATTATCTCTTTAGCTACGGTAAACTGAGTTTGTAGATAACTACTAAGCTCTCTCAAATTAATCTTAAAAATATTAGGACTTTTACTATGTAAGTATTTTTTAAAATATTGATTAACTTTCTTAGAAACCTCTTCTATTAAGACTAACTTATTTATTCCTAAAATAATAGGATCATCAATTGCAAAAAAAGGAGCATTAATAAAATAAAAGTAGACTTTTAATATTAAGGCTAAAAAGACTACTGTGATCATTGAGATCTTAGTAAATCTTTTTAATAAATTAAATTTTAAATTATCTCCCTTATTTATTTTACTTTTTTTTAATAACTTTTGCCCATTGGATCTTTTAGCTAAGCCTTTACTTTGACGCATCTCTTTCTCTTTCAAAGGCATAGCTTAATAAGGTATCTATTAAATCTTCAAAACTCATGTCTATAAAGGCTGCAGCTTTAGGTAACAAGCTAAGCTCCGTTAATCCTGGAATAGTATTGACTTCTAAGATATATAATTGATTGTCCTGGCTGCAGATCATGTCGACTCGAGACATCCCATAACAACCTAAAGATTGATGAACTTGACAAGCTAACTTTTGTGCTTTTGTATATACATCTTCGGCTAAAATAGCAGGAATCTTAAATTCTGTTAATCCTTTAGTATATTTAGCTTCAAAATCATAAAATTTATTCTTAGAAAGAATCTCGATTACCGGTAAAGGAGTTAATTCCTTGCCCCCTATTACTCCTACGGTAAATTCTCTTCCTTTTATATATTCCTCAACCAAGATATCATGATCGTACTTCTTAGCTAACTCATAAGCTGGCAAAAATCCATCTCTCTCTTCAACGATGGAGATTCCAATCGTGGAGCCTTCTCTGGCTGGCTTTACCACCCAAGGAAGACTTAACTTATTTAAATTGACCAGATCATGAGTAGGTTTAGAATTTACCTGGACAAAAGGTGGTGTTAGGATATTATTTTTAATAAAGACTTCTTTGCTCTTGATCTTGTCTATGGCAAAAGCACTTGCTTTTACTCCAGAACCAACATAAGGTATATTTAAGTCTTCTAAGATCCTTTGAATATTTCCATCTTCCCCAAAACGTCCATGAAGAGCAATAAAGGCTACCTCAACTTCTTGGGTAGTCAATTCTTTAGCTATATTTTCATTTACATCAAAAGTTATTGGAGTATAGCCTAATTTCTCAATAGCTTTAATGACTGCCTGGCCGCTCTTTA
The bacterium DNA segment above includes these coding regions:
- a CDS encoding D-alanine--D-alanine ligase, whose product is MGGFSSEREISLKSGQAVIKAIEKLGYTPITFDVNENIAKELTTQEVEVAFIALHGRFGEDGNIQRILEDLNIPYVGSGVKASAFAIDKIKSKEVFIKNNILTPPFVQVNSKPTHDLVNLNKLSLPWVVKPAREGSTIGISIVEERDGFLPAYELAKKYDHDILVEEYIKGREFTVGVIGGKELTPLPVIEILSKNKFYDFEAKYTKGLTEFKIPAILAEDVYTKAQKLACQVHQSLGCYGMSRVDMICSQDNQLYILEVNTIPGLTELSLLPKAAAFIDMSFEDLIDTLLSYAFERERDASK
- a CDS encoding cell division protein FtsQ/DivIB, encoding MRQSKGLAKRSNGQKLLKKSKINKGDNLKFNLLKRFTKISMITVVFLALILKVYFYFINAPFFAIDDPIILGINKLVLIEEVSKKVNQYFKKYLHSKSPNIFKINLRELSSYLQTQFTVAKEIIIERKLPNKLIIRVIEKEIIAFINTDYGMISVDKDGYVFLSNFTKRKDNDYPIITGVKFSKIRLERKIEDPGVKKAFKLINRIKSIDPDSLDEFSEFNINSLSQIEAYTISQGTKIYFGQDISLDLVKKLLAIISYLKQKEALVDYVDLRFKNIVVKFKNS